The DNA sequence ACATGCAGCGAGTCCCCCTCCCGCTCGAAGACCGGGTGCGGGCGCGTTGCCACCTCAACGTAGAGATCACCAGCCGGCCCACCACCATGGCCAACCTCACCCTGACCGGCCATCCGAATGCGCATCCCGTTGGCGATACCAGCCGGGATGTTGCACACCAGATCACGGCGCTTCTTCATCCGGCCATCGCCGCCACAACGCGTACACGGATCCTCAATGATCTCGCCGAAACCATTGCACACCGGACACGTCCGCGACGTCATAATGTTGCCCAGGAAGGAACGCTGCACCTCCTGAATCTCACCCTGACCATGGCAATTATCGCAGGTCACCGGCTTAGACTTCGACTCCGAGCCCGTGCCCTCACAGTGATCACACACCACCGCGGTATCCACCGTGATGTCCTTCTTCACGCCTGCGAAAGCCTCCTCCAACGTGATGGACACCCGCAGCAACGCATCATTGCCCGGCTGCACGCGACTACGCGGGCCACGCGAACCGCCGCCCATGCCGCCACCGAAAAAGGCCTCAAAGATATCGCCGAAGCCGCCGCCCCCACTGGGCATCCCTCCGGCCTGCTCCATGGGATCCCCACCCATATCCACAATCCGCCGCTTCTCCGGATCAGTGAGCACCTCATGCGCCACCGACGCCTCACGGAACTTCTCCGCCGCCTCCGCAGACGGGTTGATATCCGGGTGGTATTCACGCGCCAACTTGCGATAAGCCTTCTTGATCTCCGCATCGGAGGCCGACTTCGCTACACCCAGAATTCCGTAATAAT is a window from the Corynebacterium testudinoris genome containing:
- the dnaJ gene encoding molecular chaperone DnaJ — protein: MARDYYGILGVAKSASDAEIKKAYRKLAREYHPDINPSAEAAEKFREASVAHEVLTDPEKRRIVDMGGDPMEQAGGMPSGGGGFGDIFEAFFGGGMGGGSRGPRSRVQPGNDALLRVSITLEEAFAGVKKDITVDTAVVCDHCEGTGSESKSKPVTCDNCHGQGEIQEVQRSFLGNIMTSRTCPVCNGFGEIIEDPCTRCGGDGRMKKRRDLVCNIPAGIANGMRIRMAGQGEVGHGGGPAGDLYVEVATRPHPVFEREGDSLHVEVVVPAIDAALGAEVSLEDLQGETLTITIPQGTQPLEQIHLSGQGMPRLRREGRGDLIAQVNVVVPTDLDDKTRKLLQQIREHRGDSSRVQRDDEDGSFFSRLRGKFRR